The following are encoded together in the Trichocoleus sp. FACHB-46 genome:
- a CDS encoding PRC-barrel domain-containing protein, which produces MASPQAIARQGELLNRLVLDRETAEELGRVDQIWMVPELHRVMGIICTTGFLKGKKQMFTLVQIEAFGTDSIVVNSSHTSVNPEDIKPIDSLIGREVWSDAGSKIGKLTDYLFDPATGEITQYLFVARGWSSLTDGSYLLQPSMILGLGSKRVMISNNAAQEISIYTEGLRHKVAKVSSFLQSDYAQTKQDVKSWLGGIQAITSQAKEQLQTLSVQAKEQAQTVGEQLKDTTQTLAEQAQEKSQTLKETLKDRAQLLGEQVKDKTQALAEQAKANASDRAEPEIVVSVQPDTSVIAQPTHTTEVIVDVSPEKPSESAQ; this is translated from the coding sequence ATGGCTTCTCCACAAGCGATCGCCCGACAAGGCGAGCTTCTCAACCGTTTAGTACTCGATCGAGAGACCGCAGAAGAACTGGGTCGAGTCGATCAAATTTGGATGGTGCCAGAATTGCATCGAGTCATGGGCATTATCTGCACGACCGGGTTTTTGAAGGGTAAGAAACAAATGTTTACCCTGGTGCAAATTGAGGCATTTGGCACAGATAGCATTGTCGTTAACTCTAGTCACACCAGCGTCAATCCTGAGGACATTAAACCGATTGATTCCTTGATTGGACGAGAAGTCTGGAGCGATGCTGGCAGTAAGATTGGCAAGCTGACGGACTATTTATTTGACCCTGCGACTGGAGAAATTACTCAATATCTGTTTGTGGCACGAGGCTGGAGTAGCCTGACAGATGGCAGCTACCTGTTACAGCCATCCATGATTTTGGGCTTGGGCAGCAAGCGGGTCATGATCTCCAATAATGCGGCTCAAGAGATTTCTATCTACACCGAGGGTCTTAGACATAAAGTTGCTAAGGTTAGTAGCTTTTTACAGTCAGATTACGCACAAACGAAGCAAGATGTGAAGTCTTGGCTGGGCGGGATTCAAGCCATTACTAGCCAAGCTAAAGAACAACTACAAACCCTGAGTGTTCAGGCAAAAGAACAAGCGCAAACGGTGGGTGAACAGCTTAAAGACACAACTCAAACCCTAGCGGAGCAAGCCCAAGAGAAAAGCCAAACACTCAAAGAGACTCTTAAAGACCGAGCGCAACTGTTAGGCGAACAAGTCAAAGACAAAACTCAAGCTTTAGCGGAGCAAGCAAAAGCCAATGCTAGCGATCGCGCTGAACCTGAAATTGTTGTCTCAGTTCAACCGGATACCTCTGTTATTGCCCAGCCGACTCACACCACTGAAGTAATTGTGGATGTCAGCCCGGAAAAGCCTTCAGAATCTGCACAGTAG
- a CDS encoding S-layer homology domain-containing protein, with translation MVQSAPGSILYVNPTAGNDAANGSQATPFKTLKRALQQARGGTTIQLAAGTYNAANGEVFPLVIPAGVALVGNESNKGSGVLVEGSGEYISPTFARQNITLRLENTAQLRGVTVTNRAQRGTAVWVESTAPTVANSTFTNCAREGIFATGTANPVIIDNVFFQNAASGISLVRNAKGEIRRNVCQKTGYGIAIGDNAAPLVVDNRIFENRSGVVLSGQANPVLRSNVLEKNTSDGLVITNTSLPDLGKSQDPGGNIFRDNGSFDLHNATKTTLISVGNQLNPTRVQGLINFVASEVPTPTPTPVPTPTPTPIPVPTPTPTPTPVPTPTPIPVPTPTPTPTPTPVPTPTPTPTPTPNPVGLTDITGHWAEGFIRGLVSRGIISGFPDGTFKPGASITRAQYAAAIAKAFNLPNKKEATDFADVPADFWAKAAIQKAAQMGFVSGFPDNTFRPDQNLTRVQAIVSLVSGLGFTGGNTNILLVYSDRAQIPSYATDEVATATQRRMVVNQPQVNQLEPMRDINRAEVAALLYQALVARGEAPAIASNFIVNPDQATPSFTDIQGHWAADFIRALGGQGLISGFEDGSFKPDAKMNRAQYAALLVKALNPPAVRAATSFSDVAADFWAANAIQQAYRGGFLSGFPDNTFRPNENVLRVQVLVSLVNGLNLGSGDEAVLGIYSDQSSIPPFARGAVATATKRRMVVNFPTVGQLNPNRETTRAEVTAMVYQALVNAGRSPAISSPYIVSA, from the coding sequence ATGGTTCAATCGGCTCCCGGCTCGATCTTGTATGTCAATCCTACAGCAGGTAATGATGCTGCCAATGGTAGTCAAGCTACTCCCTTCAAAACTCTAAAGCGAGCCTTACAGCAAGCCCGTGGTGGAACTACTATTCAGTTAGCAGCAGGCACCTACAATGCTGCTAATGGAGAAGTGTTCCCGCTCGTGATTCCCGCAGGTGTGGCGCTTGTAGGCAATGAAAGTAATAAAGGTAGTGGAGTTTTGGTTGAAGGCAGCGGCGAATATATCAGCCCTACCTTTGCGCGGCAAAACATTACCCTACGGCTCGAGAACACAGCCCAACTGCGGGGTGTCACCGTTACCAACCGAGCCCAGCGTGGCACTGCCGTTTGGGTAGAGTCTACAGCTCCCACAGTTGCTAACAGTACGTTTACTAACTGTGCTCGCGAAGGCATTTTCGCCACCGGGACAGCGAATCCCGTCATTATAGACAACGTGTTTTTTCAAAATGCCGCCAGTGGCATCTCGCTGGTGCGGAACGCAAAAGGTGAAATCCGTCGTAATGTTTGTCAGAAGACAGGCTACGGCATTGCCATTGGAGATAACGCTGCTCCTCTAGTCGTTGATAACAGAATTTTTGAAAATCGTTCTGGGGTCGTACTGTCTGGTCAAGCCAATCCTGTACTTCGCAGTAACGTCCTGGAAAAAAACACCAGCGACGGCCTGGTCATTACGAATACTTCGTTGCCAGATTTGGGTAAAAGCCAAGATCCGGGGGGCAATATCTTTAGAGACAACGGTTCGTTTGACTTACACAATGCCACCAAAACCACTCTGATTTCCGTCGGCAATCAATTAAACCCCACCCGCGTTCAAGGTCTGATCAACTTTGTGGCCAGCGAGGTTCCCACTCCTACCCCAACTCCAGTTCCAACTCCGACACCAACACCTATTCCTGTTCCGACCCCCACTCCCACGCCTACGCCAGTTCCAACTCCGACGCCTATTCCCGTTCCCACACCCACTCCCACGCCTACGCCAACCCCAGTTCCGACACCCACTCCAACTCCGACGCCCACTCCGAATCCCGTTGGCTTGACTGATATTACAGGTCATTGGGCCGAAGGGTTTATTCGAGGGTTAGTCAGTCGTGGCATCATTAGCGGCTTCCCCGATGGTACCTTCAAGCCTGGAGCCAGCATTACCAGAGCCCAATATGCTGCGGCGATCGCTAAAGCGTTTAATCTACCCAACAAAAAAGAAGCGACTGATTTTGCGGACGTTCCGGCTGATTTCTGGGCCAAGGCAGCAATTCAGAAAGCAGCTCAAATGGGATTTGTCTCTGGTTTTCCAGACAACACCTTCCGACCTGATCAAAACTTGACGCGAGTTCAGGCGATCGTGTCTTTGGTCAGCGGTTTAGGGTTTACAGGTGGTAACACCAATATCTTGCTGGTCTATAGCGATCGCGCCCAAATTCCTAGTTATGCGACCGATGAAGTAGCTACAGCAACTCAGCGCCGCATGGTGGTGAATCAACCGCAGGTGAATCAACTAGAGCCAATGCGAGACATCAACCGAGCGGAAGTCGCAGCCTTGCTCTACCAAGCTTTGGTGGCTCGTGGTGAAGCCCCAGCGATCGCCTCTAACTTTATTGTCAACCCAGATCAAGCGACCCCCTCCTTCACCGATATTCAAGGTCACTGGGCGGCGGATTTTATTCGCGCACTAGGTGGTCAAGGACTCATTAGCGGCTTTGAAGATGGTTCCTTTAAACCAGACGCGAAGATGAATCGGGCGCAATATGCGGCTCTGCTCGTCAAAGCCTTAAATCCGCCTGCCGTCCGAGCCGCTACTAGCTTTAGCGATGTGGCCGCAGATTTTTGGGCCGCTAACGCAATTCAGCAAGCTTACCGGGGTGGGTTTCTTTCTGGGTTCCCAGATAATACCTTCCGCCCGAATGAGAACGTGCTGCGCGTTCAAGTGCTCGTTTCCTTGGTCAACGGCTTGAACTTGGGAAGTGGTGATGAAGCTGTATTGGGGATCTATAGCGATCAAAGTTCAATTCCACCTTTCGCCCGTGGTGCTGTTGCCACAGCCACAAAACGCCGGATGGTAGTGAACTTCCCCACCGTAGGACAGCTAAACCCTAACCGGGAGACAACTCGTGCTGAAGTAACCGCTATGGTTTATCAAGCCTTGGTCAATGCTGGGCGATCGCCTGCAATTAGCTCTCCATACATCGTTTCCGCTTAG
- the psb28 gene encoding photosystem II reaction center protein Psb28: MAEIQFSRGITEDAVPEVRVTRSRDGSNGTATFYFERPKALSSTSTETITGMYLIDEEGEISTREVKAKFVNGQPEALEAFYYIKSVAEWERFMRFMERYSEEHDLGFSKS, from the coding sequence ATGGCTGAAATTCAATTTTCCAGAGGTATTACCGAAGATGCAGTGCCTGAAGTCCGTGTAACTCGTTCTCGCGACGGCAGTAATGGTACGGCGACGTTTTACTTTGAGCGACCTAAGGCTTTAAGCTCCACCAGCACTGAAACAATCACAGGTATGTACTTGATTGATGAAGAAGGTGAAATCTCTACACGTGAAGTAAAAGCAAAGTTTGTCAATGGTCAACCAGAAGCACTGGAAGCCTTCTACTATATAAAGTCCGTGGCAGAGTGGGAGCGCTTCATGCGGTTTATGGAACGCTATTCAGAAGAGCACGATCTTGGGTTCAGTAAGTCTTAA
- a CDS encoding molybdenum cofactor biosynthesis protein B — protein MPHQPHPDSANFVVRCAVITVSDTRSLADDRSGQVIQQLLLAAGHRVVEYRIIKDEPGQIQAQIKAFSQQAELDVVICNGGTGIAPRDTTYDAIEQLLEKTLPGFGELFRWLSYQEIGSRAIASRAVAGVYQSKLIFSVPGSTNAVTLAMQKLILPELVHLVSQLRLQP, from the coding sequence ATGCCTCACCAGCCTCATCCTGATTCAGCAAATTTTGTTGTTCGTTGTGCGGTGATCACGGTCAGCGATACGCGATCGCTCGCAGACGATCGCAGTGGTCAGGTAATCCAGCAGTTGCTTCTAGCCGCAGGACATCGAGTTGTTGAGTACAGGATTATTAAAGATGAGCCTGGGCAAATTCAAGCGCAAATCAAAGCTTTCAGCCAACAAGCAGAGCTCGATGTAGTAATTTGCAACGGTGGCACCGGAATTGCTCCCAGGGACACCACCTATGACGCGATTGAGCAACTCTTAGAGAAGACGTTACCTGGCTTTGGCGAGCTATTTCGCTGGTTGAGCTATCAAGAAATTGGCTCACGGGCGATCGCTTCTAGAGCCGTAGCAGGCGTTTACCAAAGCAAGCTGATCTTTTCCGTTCCAGGTTCCACTAACGCGGTTACGCTCGCTATGCAAAAGCTGATTCTGCCAGAACTGGTACATCTAGTGAGCCAGCTGCGGCTACAGCCTTAA
- the ctpB gene encoding carboxyl-terminal processing protease CtpB, whose translation MNQSPRHFHLLQVALCGGAIATAATLTLFGPGLSRSVRAALQDSPKTILDEAWQIVNSEYVDGTFNQKDWQAVRQSLLGKNYTSREEAYTALRKSLEQLEDPYTRFMDPKQYQALNSQTSGELSGVGIRLELNEKTKILTVVEPIENSPALKAGIQAGDRILAINGKLTKGMSVEDASNLIRGDVGTKVTLRIDRDTKSAFDIPLQRARIELPTVRYSLRQEGQKRIGYIRLNEFSAHAPQQMRRAIQDLTGQKVDAFVLDLRSNPGGLLQASIDISRMWMDSGSIVRTVNRKGENEQLAANRTALTKLPLAVLVDGNSASSSEILTGALKDNGRATVVGSQTFGKALVQSVHSLSDGSGLAVTIAHYYTPDGTDISQKGITPDIKIDLSDSQRQKLASNPKLIGTKDDPQYLRALNVLEAEFAKVKQPTAAQRQSRNNCLIPGLTCRSNVQ comes from the coding sequence ATGAATCAGTCCCCCAGACATTTCCATCTGCTCCAAGTTGCTCTTTGTGGCGGGGCGATCGCTACTGCCGCTACCCTCACTTTGTTTGGTCCTGGTCTTAGTCGCTCCGTGCGGGCGGCTCTGCAAGATAGTCCCAAAACGATTTTGGATGAAGCTTGGCAGATTGTGAATAGTGAGTATGTGGATGGCACTTTTAACCAGAAAGATTGGCAGGCAGTCCGCCAGAGCTTGCTAGGTAAGAACTATACTTCCCGGGAAGAAGCTTATACAGCTCTACGCAAATCCTTGGAGCAGCTCGAAGATCCTTACACCCGCTTCATGGACCCGAAGCAGTACCAAGCGCTAAATAGCCAAACTTCCGGGGAGCTTTCAGGTGTTGGGATTCGGTTGGAACTCAACGAGAAAACTAAAATTCTGACCGTAGTAGAACCGATTGAAAACTCTCCAGCTCTAAAAGCGGGAATTCAAGCGGGCGATCGCATTTTGGCGATTAATGGCAAGCTTACGAAAGGCATGAGCGTAGAAGATGCCTCTAATCTGATTCGAGGCGATGTTGGCACTAAAGTCACTCTACGAATTGACCGAGATACAAAGTCTGCCTTTGATATACCTTTACAGCGGGCTCGGATTGAGCTGCCGACCGTACGTTATAGCTTGCGGCAGGAAGGCCAGAAGCGGATTGGCTACATTCGTTTAAATGAATTTAGTGCTCATGCTCCCCAGCAAATGCGGAGAGCGATTCAGGACTTGACGGGCCAAAAGGTAGATGCCTTTGTCCTCGACTTGCGGAGTAACCCTGGTGGTTTGTTGCAAGCGAGCATTGACATTTCTCGCATGTGGATGGACTCTGGCTCGATTGTCCGTACCGTCAATCGCAAAGGTGAGAACGAGCAATTAGCCGCTAATCGTACTGCCCTGACCAAACTACCTCTCGCAGTTTTGGTGGATGGTAATTCTGCTAGCTCCAGTGAAATTTTGACGGGGGCGCTGAAGGATAATGGACGTGCGACTGTTGTGGGTAGTCAAACCTTTGGTAAAGCTCTAGTCCAGTCAGTGCATTCTCTGTCTGATGGTTCTGGGCTGGCTGTCACAATTGCTCACTATTACACCCCGGATGGCACTGACATTAGCCAGAAGGGAATTACTCCTGACATCAAGATTGACTTAAGTGATTCCCAACGTCAGAAGTTAGCTTCTAACCCGAAGCTAATCGGCACTAAAGATGATCCTCAGTATCTGCGAGCCTTGAATGTGCTAGAAGCAGAGTTCGCGAAGGTCAAACAACCAACTGCCGCTCAACGTCAAAGCCGCAATAATTGTCTGATTCCAGGTCTGACTTGTCGCTCTAATGTGCAATAA
- a CDS encoding YdcF family protein, whose protein sequence is MKPKSKRHRTSYHQAWPYKLWDHPLKIGLWSLGLLLGSWLLINTIALRSAALGPVNAFFVLGGSIRREIYVTELAKQHPETPILISQGSQDPCIWLIFQRSEAPIRQVWLEKCADSTFDNFYFNIPLLRQWQVHKVKLITSETHLPRAKWMAQILLGAHGIWVEPDIVKEEGVPGNRESWLKTSLDVARSIVWAIVSQVHTPKCADVIPLSDVNIQEWQQQGFKCEYQGKVQ, encoded by the coding sequence ATGAAGCCGAAAAGCAAACGTCATAGAACTTCATACCACCAAGCTTGGCCCTACAAGCTCTGGGATCACCCCCTTAAAATTGGACTTTGGAGCCTCGGCTTACTGCTTGGCAGTTGGCTGTTAATTAACACGATAGCGTTGCGATCGGCAGCCTTGGGCCCAGTTAATGCTTTTTTCGTTTTAGGGGGTAGTATCCGTCGAGAAATTTATGTAACTGAACTTGCCAAACAACATCCTGAAACTCCTATCCTGATTTCTCAGGGTTCACAAGATCCTTGTATCTGGCTCATTTTTCAACGCTCCGAGGCTCCCATCAGGCAAGTTTGGCTAGAAAAGTGCGCTGATTCCACTTTCGATAACTTCTACTTCAATATTCCGTTGTTGCGGCAGTGGCAAGTCCACAAAGTTAAGCTGATCACCTCGGAGACTCATCTCCCTAGAGCTAAGTGGATGGCACAGATTTTGCTGGGAGCACATGGTATTTGGGTAGAGCCAGATATCGTTAAAGAAGAAGGCGTACCTGGCAATCGTGAGTCTTGGCTCAAAACTAGCTTAGATGTAGCGCGGAGTATAGTCTGGGCTATAGTCAGCCAAGTTCATACGCCTAAGTGCGCTGATGTGATTCCGCTGAGCGATGTCAACATTCAGGAGTGGCAACAGCAAGGATTTAAGTGTGAATATCAAGGTAAGGTCCAGTAG